The Neorhodopirellula lusitana DNA window TTGGCGGGATATCCAGGACGCGTGGAGCGACACGATGTTTTTTTTGCCGATGGGAAGAATCCTGCCCGAGACTTGCAGGTTCACGATCCGTCCCAGGTGCCGTTGTCGAACCGGTTGATGGCAGAGTTCTTTGGCAGCACGCGTGATTTGGGGCTGACCTACCGCAACCATGGTGTCACGAACGTGCGTGACGCTTCCAAGCCGGGCAATATCAAGGCGTGGTTTGCGGAGGTCGGAACGCAAATGAAGAGTGGTGATAAGTTGACGATCTACGTGACGGCTCACGGGCACCGCAGTCGAGATCGTAATCGTGATTACAACACGTCGATCGCGATGTGGGGTAGCACGGCGATGCAGATGACCGAGTTCGCTCGCTTGTTGGATGGACTCGATCCTGGTGTCGACGTTGTGATGGTGATGGTCCAGTGTTATACGGGCGGGTTCACGCATCTGATGTATCGGGACGGAGATCCTGACCGGGGTTTGTCGCCTCAAAGTCGAGTTGGTTTTTACGCGACCGTTCATGATCGTCCAGCGGCGGGCTGCACGTCCAGTGTCGACGAAGCTGATTATGTGGAGTACAGCACGTACTTTTGGGCTGCGATTGCAGGAATCAACCGGTTGGGTGAGGCAATTGATCCGCCAGACTACGACAACGATGGTCGCGTCTCTTTGGAAGAGGCTCATGCGTACACAATCTTGAATGCCGATACGATCGATGTTCCGGTGAAAACATCCGGTGAGTATTTGAGCAACGCGAGCAAGTTTGGTGATGGCTCGGGGGACTTGCTGCAAAACGACGAACCCTACAGTCGGGTGCTGAAGTATGCGTCGCCCGTGCAGAAAGTCGTGTTGACGGAGCTATCGGAAAAGCTGGGGCTCGAGGGTGAAGAGCGGTTGGTGGACGCCTGGGAGAAAACTCGTGTGGAACGCCGGCGACGCCGCAGCACCACACAAGCTTCGTCGGGGCTGAAAGACAAAATCGTCGCGGACCTTCAGCGACGCTGGCCGGAACTGGCCAATACGCTGAATCCCGTCAGTATCGAGCTCTTGACCAACCGGAATCAGGAATTTGTTGAAGCGGTTCAGGAGCATCCGCAGTACGAAAAGTACAAGCGTGAATCCGATAAAGAAAAAACGCGTCCGGATCAGCAAGAGAGCCGGGCTCAATACGAACGATTCCTGCGAGTCGCCGACAACGTCGTGCTGGCCGAGAATCTTCGGCGGCTGAATCGGCCTGAACGACTGAAGGAATACGAGCAGATCATCGCCGCTGAGCGAACGGGGTTCCTTTCACGCTAGCTTGCTTCTGGCAGATCGCTGGTGATGAGAGATCTTTGCTGGAGCTACTGCGATGCTGCTGCTTCGGCGATTTGGCGGTCTTCAGCGGATAGCTTATTGAGTGGGTAGTCGAAGGTGGCGCCGCTCGCTTGACGGAAATGTCCGATGCCGTCTTTGACGGATTCCAAGGCTGCAAGAATCGCTTTTGAATTTGGGTTTGCTGACCGCCATTGGCGTGGTGCAACGAGCGCATCTGGGCTGTCCGGTGAAGAGCTGCTGGAGCTCCTCAGGTCCATTTTTACGAGCACGATGGAGGTCGCGGGAATGTCTTTGACGACGAGGTATTTCCCATTTCGATTTTCAACTTCCAGTGTCCCGGATGTTTGGGTCGGTCCGCTACCGCCGCCTCCCCAGAATTCACAGCTGGCCTGCGTTGCTTTGCCGCGTTTGAGGTGGATTGGAAGTTCTTTGATCGCGGCAACCGGATTGAAGTACCAGAGCCAAACGATGTCATCGACGCGTGTTGCTTGGGCCAGAGTGGCGTCGGGGGCATTGTCCTTCGCTTTGTATTGTCCGGATGTGTAGACGCAAGAACCACCCAGCAGGCTGGTGATCGCTTTGCGCCGCACTAAGTTCGTGGGGTTGTCGTCGTGGCCACGCGACCACCACACGTAACCTTCCGCACCGATTTGGTTCGTTGCAAATAGAATCGCCAAGCCGTCACGGACCTTGGCGACGTGTTCAGCGGGCTCGGGGCTACTGCGGACGTGAAGTTCGGTGTGCCAGATCGGTCGGCCACGAGCGACATTGGAAAGGCGTGTCCAGTCGTTGATCGAACCGCTGGTTAGGTCGGGATAGAAGTGGCTTCCCCAAATGTCCGCATAGGCAAGGCCACCCTCCGCCACAATGGCTTGAGCGTACCGAACCGATGTCGTTGTTCCGAAGCCATCGGCACCGACGAACTGAAATGACCGATATTCTTTGGGGGTGTTCCGCCTATCGAGTTCGGCGGTTAAAGCTCGAGCCGTCGCGACGTAAAGTGGCGGCGTTAGTGCGTTGCTGATTTCATTGTTCAGACCAAGGAAGTCAATCGCGATCTTGTTCTTTCTCAACCAGTCGATGTAGTCCGCAACTAGGCGTGCATATTTTTGCGGAATCGGTCGTTTGACCTTCACGTTAAAAATGGAGCCTTCTTCGTTGGACTGAACCCAAGCCGGGAAGGTTTTCTCTTTGGCGAGTTTGATGCTGGCGAAAATCTTGACGTCAGAATTGATCTCGCGAATGTTGGCGATGCTCTTCAGCATCGCTCCGTAAAGTTTCTCATTGACGGTGCCGTCTTCGCGGTGGGCAATGCCCTCAATCGAAATTCGGACAATGTTTGCTGGCGTGTCTGCGTAGAGTTTCTCGGCCCGCTTTGGCGTGCTCGTGCTGTCTTTCCAGCCCTTCAGGTCCCATCCGAAATACTGCACGGTCGCGCCTGTTGCACGAGCTGGATCAATTTCGATCGGAGCTTGTGCCACAACGGGGGTGGCGATCAACAGTAAAAACAGCGTCAGTGCGTTGGATTTCATTCTGGTTGTCTCTCGGCGTTTCGGTGCGCCACCTCTGCACTGGTCTTGGTCGTCTAGTTGTCTTGCAGTGGAACGGTTCGTTTTTCTTGGATGCTAAGAATGGCGGATTCGATGATCTGCTGGCCGAGTCTGGCGACGGCGGGGGACAGCGGGCCCTCGATCGGTAAGCTTTGTGACAAGCGTGTGAGTGAGTACTCAATTCCGTTTTGTTCACCGGCGGGAAGTTCTTTGACAGGGTAATCAAAACCTTCGGGACGCTGACGGGTTTGCACGCGGACCGTCGATTCGTAATCGTAGCTGGCGATCGTGCCTTCGGTCCCTCGCACAACGAACCCGCATTTCGGTTGTGGCTGGTGGATCCAAGGATCAGTGAAGGTGCCCCAGCGGGTTTCGAACTTGGATAGTCCGTTTTCGTAGCGGGCGACCGTGATGCTGTGTTCGTCCACTTCCAAGCCGGGCGTTGAACTTGCCACGGAGGTCACTTCGATTGGTTTTTGGCCACCGTTAAACCAGGTTCCCAGGGTAACACCGTAGCCCAAGTAGTCACGAAGGGAACCGCCGCCTGATTCTGAATGGTACCACCAGCTGTTGCGTTTTTGTTCGGTTGTGGGCTCGAACTCAACCTTGTCCGCGCCGTGGTGCAGCGGGCCGCGGTTGCCGCCATAGTGATGCACCTCCAGGATCTGTCCGATGAGGCCTTCGGAAATGAGACGCCAAGTGGTGTAGTGACTGCGGTCCCACCGTGCAGGCCAGTTGATGATGAGCTGCTTACCCGTTTTTTCGATGGCGGCGATCATCCTATCCGCATTGGTCAGGGAGTCCGCGAATGGTTTCTCGACCAGCACGTCGGTTCCATACGGAGCAATCTGATCGACCCACAACGCGTGCTCACCAGTCGGTGGGCAGAGGATGACTAAGTCGGGCTGAGCTGTCTCCATGCATGCTTGGTAGTCCGTGAAGACGCACGAATCCGGGATGCTTAAAGCTTCCATCGCCGGTCGCATCGCATCGGTATCTTCATCGCAGATTCCGACGATGTCGGCGTCAGGATGGTCGTGGACGTTGCGAAGCAAGTCGCCCATGTGCATGTGAGAAAAATTGATTCCGGCAACTCGCCAACGCTTGGTCATGATCGGTCCTTATTTGACGAGGAGTCAGCCATTCATGCCCCCACTAAAGAATCAGCCAAGGGGCACGCCGCGATGCGTTCGGGATGCGCGGTCGGCAGGGAGGGTGAGCGTCGTTGGATGGGTGTCTAGCACAAAGGCAGACACCAAGCGACGGTTGTCGCTGAAACGAGTCCGTGCTAATGCGAAGAGGTTTGTTCGGTCGGCTCGTCCCGCTTGGGCGGTGAATCGGGAGTCGCTTCCAAAACTGTTTTCACCACGTCGATCAGTTGGTCCAAGCGAAAGGGCTTGAACAAGACTGCCTTGGGGTGCAGGCCGTTTTGCTTGGCTTTCACGATCGAGTGACCTGGGTCATAGCCGAAGCCCGTCATCAGGATCATCGGCACGTGATCCATTACTTTTTCAAGTCGCAGCATCAATTGATAGCCACTGTAATCCGGCAATCGAATATCGCTGATGATCGCATCATAGGCGTGGTTGCCTCCACTTCGGCGGACCATCAACACTGCCTCGTCACCTTCGTGAGCGGTCTCAACCACGCAACCGTACTTTTCAAGCAAGCGGTGGGCGTCTTCACGCACTTGGTCGTCTTCGTCGACGACGAGAATTCGTTTGCCGCGAAGTCCGATATGCTGTTGCGACTTTTCGTCCGCAGGCACTGCTTCGAGTGGCGTCATCTTCTCGCCGATTTGTTGGATCGTGCGTTTAATGTCTCGCGAGTTTTGCAGGATACGGCTCAGGCGATCCATCACTTCGGGACTGTGCCCGATGTACTTTTCCATCACGTGAACGGCGTCGTTCAGAATCGCGTCGACCGGTAACGCAACGGCACTGTGGATCGCATCGCAACTTTGCTGCGCCGTGTTTGCCTTTTGGGCGACAAGAAGTTCCAAGGTGTTCAGGGCAAACGCGATGTCGCGAGCGAAGATTTCGAGGAACTGCAGGTCGCTGTCTGAAAAAGCGGATAGGTCGGGGCTTTCGACATTGATCGTCCCAAGCACTTGATCGTGCAAGATCAGCGGAACGGTCAGCGAGCTGCGGGCATTGGCGACGCCCGGAATGAAGAGCGGGTCGTTCAGCACATCGTGGCAGATGTAGCTCAGTCCACACGCCGCAACGTAACCGGTGATTCCGTTCTTTTGCATCTTCGCGAGCAATCGGCGATCGGATGCCTCGTCATCGATCCCGACGCTTAATAGCGGTAGCAGATCGCCAGTGGATTGTTCCAGCACTCGGATTTCGATGACGTCGAAGTTCAGCAAGTCGCGAAGGTAATGCTGAATGTTGTCTTTCAGGAGATCGATCCGCTCATCGACCTCCATCATAAAGATCTCATTGGGCCTCAGGTCGGCTAGTTCCCGTCCAGCCTGGTGGATCGCGGCCAGCTTTTGTTCCTGGAGGATTTCCTCGGTGATGTCACCGACGGTCACGATCAGTTGGCGAAGTGAGTCCGGGGACTCGATAGGGGCGGCGTGGACTTTGAAGAAGTGGTTGTTTTGGCTGTGTAGAGTCGAATGGCTCTGGTCGCCGGTGGCTAACGCCGTATGGAACGGGCAAAAATCCGGACCCATGATCTCGGGGTCGTGTAGCAGTTCGTAAAACGTCATTCCGAGCGGAGTGGCTTCTTTACGATCGGCCCATTGCAGCAGTCGCCGGTTCGCCCAAATGACCCGGAGGTCTGAATCCAGTAAGGCGACGCCTTCGGGCATGTCCCGCAACATCACGCCGCTCTGCAGCACACCTCGGATTTCTGAAATGCCGGGAAGCTTGTCTCGCCCCAGCCATAGGCCAACAATGTCTTCGTCTTCGAGATACAGGAACGCATCGACAATCGTCTCAGCGTGAACCCACTGCACGGGTTGCGAGACCGATTGCGCGTCCTGAGCGTTTTCGCCAGGTTGCGAAACCCCCGGCTGCAAAACCTGGTTTTCGGGCCCACCCTGGTCTTGAGGGCCATCCGCTTGAGGGCCATCCAGAGGTTCGGGCCCACCCAGGGCTGCCAAATCAAGACTGGAAGGCAGGACCGGTGGATTGTTGGCATCGCCAACCCAAATAATTTTCGACACCGTTCTAGTTCCCCACCTCTGCAAGCCACAATCACCGCACAATCTCAATGAAAGTATACGGACGGACTCAAGTATGTTTACAGGTTTATGAGCCTTTTCAAGCACATTTATTCAAATTGAATGAGGTCCATTTGGTGCGGGGGGTGGCCGATTCGACCTTGCAGACTGCTCGGGATTGCCTTGCTAGGGAAGGCGATGTTCCTGTGTAGCTTCGTCACGGGGCTTTGGGTTCCGTAAGATGGCCTTCGTTTCGTTTGAAATCCCCGTTGATCGGCGATTTGTACAGCATTCAGGCGTTCCCATAGTGAACGCCCGAACTGTCTCGCCCGAAGTGATTTTGAAAGCCCCTTCAATTTGAGCAAATTCCCGTTAAATCCGCCTTCATTTGCCTTGCGGACCAGAAAAACTTCGCACCGAATTCCCTCGACATCGTTGACACAATTCAACCAGCATCTACCTTTTGTGTTCAGTGGGTGATGTCCACCCAAAGTACGCAGCCGTTAAAGCTTACCCGTGTTTCTTCTGTTGCCTCACCTGGCTGTGAGCATTTTGGAGTGTTTTAGATGAAGTCGAATGTATTAAGGATGTTTATGGGCCTCACCGCAGCGATGTTGTTCGCTGTTTCGGTCCACGCAGGATGCGGAGATTGTGGCGGATGTGCTAGCGGCGACGGTTGTGTTGCTGAAGCTAGCTCCGCTTGTGGTGGATCAGGCTGTGGCGGTGCATCCGCAATCAGTGGCGGATCCGCCTCTTACGGTGCTGGTGGCGGTTGTGCCCCACAAGTTACCTATCAAACGCAAACCGTGATGCGTTCGCAGTACGTCACCGAAACCCGAATGGTTCCGACGACTTCGTACCAGCGTCAAACCCAAACACGCATGAAGAACGTCACCAAGCAAGTTGCTCGAGTTGAAACTCGTCAGCAAACTTACACCGTGAACGTTCCTCAAACTCAAACTCGTACAGAAACTTACGACGTTCAAGTCGCAGTTCCTTACACCGAAGAAGAAGCCTACACCGTTCAGGTTCCTGTCACGACTCAAGTCGAACAGTCCTACCAAGTGTCGGTTCCTTACACCGAAGACGTTGAACAGTCCTACCAAGTGACCGTTCCTTACACCGAGAACGTTGAACAGTCCTACCAAGTGACCGTTCCTTACACTGAAACTCAAACTCAGTCGTACACTGTAAACGTTCCTTACACCGAGCAAGTTGAACAAACTTACACGGTTCAAGTTCCTGTTCAAAAGTCACGTACAGAAACTTACCAAGTTTCGGTTCCTTACACTGAGCAAGTTGAGCAAAGCTACACCGTCCAGGTTCCTGTGACGAGCACGCAAACTCAAACTTACCAAGTTTCGGTTCCTTACACCGAAACTTTGACTCAAAACTACAGCGTTCAAGTTCCTTACACCGAAACGCAAACTCAAACCTACACTGTTAACGTTCCTTACACCGAGAGCGTCGAGCAGTCGTACAACGTAACCGTTCCTTACACCGAGCAAGTTGCTCAGTCGTACACTGTGAACGTTCCTTACACCGAGCAAGTTGCACAGAACTACACCGTTCGTGTTCCTGTTCAAGAAACCAAGACTGCTTACCGTACCGTTAGCAAGTGCGTTCCTGTAACGACCATGCAAACCGTTACTAAGGACCTTGGAAGCTACCAATGCCAAGCCGTTGCTGCAGCTCCTGCACCAGCTGCTTCAGGTTGTGGTTGTGCAACCAGCAGCTGCGGAAGCCCTTGTGGCGGATGCGGCGGTTGCGAAAGCAGCTGTGGTTGTGCGGCTCCAGCACCTGCGTGTGCACCAGTCGTCAGCTACCGTAAGGTTTACGTTCCTAACGTTGTTACCGAGCAAGTTCCTACGACCTCGTACCAACGCACCACTGAAAAGGTTCCTTACAGCTACAACGTGACTACCTACACCTGCCAAACGCAGACTCGTATGGTTCCTGTCACCAAGTGCCGTACCGAAACTCGTCAACGCATGGTCAACGTGACCAAGCATCGTACCGAGACTCGTACTCGTACCGTTCAGGTTCAGAAGTGCCGCCAAGAGCAACGTACTCGTGACTACACCGTCACTAAGTACCGCACTGAAACCAAGACTCGCGAAGTTCCTGTTACCAAGACTCGCTTGGAAACTCGTACCCGCGAAGTTCCTGTCACCACAATGACAACTGAAACCAAGACTCGTATGGTTCCTGTTACCAAGACTCGCTTGGAAACTCGTACCCGCGAAGTGCCTTACACTGAAATGACTACTGAGCAACGCTCGCGTACCGTTTCGGTTCAGAAGTGCCGTCAAGAGCAACGTACTCGTGACTACACCGTCACTAAGTACCGCACCGAAACCAAGACGAAGAGCGTTCCTGTAACGCGTACTCGTGTTGAAACCAAGACTCGTACGGTTCCTGTTACCAAGACCCGTGTTGAAACTCGTAGCCGCATGGTTCCTCAAACGACCATGACCAGCGAGCAACGCACTCGTACCGTCAACAAGACTCGTATGGAAACACAACAACGTAGCCGTGAAGTTAGCTACACCGTTAACGTTCCTGAAACTCGTACTCGCAACTACAGCGTAACTGTCTACGACACTGTCAACGAACAAGTGCCAGAGACTTACAGCGTCTGTGTTCCTGTTCAGTCGATGAAGGCTGTTCAAGTTCGCGTTTGCAAGCAAGTTCCAACAACTGTGCAAGTTCCTGTTTACAGTGCTCCTGCTGCAGTTAGCTACGAAAGTGCTCCTTCGTACGAATCGGCTCCTGCCGTTCAAGGTTACGAAGCTGCTCCTGTCATGCAAGCTGCTCCAGTTATGCAAACCGGTGCTGGCTGCACAACTTGTGGTGGCTAATCATGGATTCAATCTCACCCGAGCTAATTCGTTGGCTTGATTGAGTGAACTCCAAAATCTAAGAGACCACGCAAGTGTTTCACTTGCGTGGTTTTTTTGTGCGCTGATCGAACTCGAAAGCCACCAGTCTGTCGGGCACTGTGTTGTTGTTGTCTCGCCCCTCTCGAATTTAATCCGGCCAGCCGTTAGATTTTGCCAATCGTGTCAACCTAACATCATCGATCCCGCTGCCGGGGTATCAAGGACAGAGCGAACAATGAGATCCGAACACTTCCAGGTATCACTGTTATGCATCGGTTTGTCGCTGATCCTGGCAAGTGGTTGTTCCAAGACGAAACCGTCGGAGAATCCTTCCGCCCGTCCCACTCAGAAGGTGTCTGTTGCGGCGGCCGTGCAGAATGAGGTCACTGACTACATCGAGTTGGTCGGACGTCTCGCAGCGGATGAGAAGGTGGTCATTCAGTCGCGGGTTTCAGGGTTCCTGTTAAAGACCCACTTCACCGATGGGCAACGAGTTCAAGCGGGTGATCTGCTCTTCACGATCGAACCGGATGAATACGATGCGATCTACAATCAGGCCCAGGCACAAATTTCGGTGGCCGAAACACAGTTGGAATTGGCTCGAAAGAAGTTTGCTCGGTCTCAGAAGTTGCTGACCAACGATGCGATCTCTCGCGAAGAATTCGATGAGGACCAAGCTGCGGTGGCGGAAGCTGCCGCCAGTGTGATCGCCAAGCAAGCGGATTCGGCTCGCGTCAAACTGGATGTGGATTACACCAAAATCATTTCGCCCATCTCCGGGCGAGTCGATCGGGCACTGTTGGACGACGGCAACTTCGTTACCGGTGGACTGGTGGGTGGCACAGTGTTGACGACCGTTTTGAAGGATCGGCCCATCAAGGCGATTGCGAACATCAATGAGGGCGTGCGGTTGACGTTCATGCGTCGGCGACGCGAACTGGGTGGAGAAGAGTTCCAGGAAGCCGACAAGCTTCAGGAACTGAACATCCCGTGCTTTTTGCAGCTCCAAGATGAAACCGATTTCCCGCATGAAGGCAAATTGGAATACGCGGAAAGCCAAGTCAATGAGCAAACGGGCACCTCGCAGATTCGTGCGATGTTTGAAAATGCCAGTGGTTTGCTGACGACAGGGATGTTCGTGAGGTTGAAGGTGCCTGTTTCCGACGCTCATTCTGCGGTCCTCGTGCCGGACACTGCAATCGGGACCGATCAGGCAACCAAATTTGTCTACGTCGTGGATGATCAGAACGAAGTGCAGCATCGCACCGTGGAAGTCGGTGACCGCAAGGGCAAGCTGCGAGTGATTCTGTCTGGTGTCAAACCCAGCGAATCGGTGGTGGTCGCGGGCATCCAGTTGATTCAGCCAGGCATGAAAGTGGATCCGGTTTCGGAATCTCCTTGACGGCGATCCTGCCAGTCTTTTTGTGTCGCCCTCCGTGTCGCCTTGAATCGCATTTCTTCTTAGTGGGCTACGGCCTGTCCAACGACCATGTCTCAATTCTTTATCAAACGACCGATCTTCGCCTGTGTGATTTCAGTGCTGATCGTGTTGGCGGGCGGCATTTTTGTCTGGACGCTGCCGATCGCTCAGTACCCTGAAATCGCACCACCCTCGGTCTTGGTCACCGCCAAGTACCCCGGTGCCAGCAGTGAAGTGGTCGCCGAGACCGTCGCGGCGCCGATCGAGCAACAGGTCACTGGCGTGGAGAACATGTTGTACATGTCCAGCCAGTCGACCAATGATGGTGGGTACTCTCTGACGGTGACCTTTGCCGTCGGAACCGACTTGGACATGGCCCAAGTCCTGGTGCAAAATCGAGTCAACCTGGCCACACCGGTGTTGCCGGCGGAGGTGAAGAGCACGGGCGTCTCGGTGGTCAAGGCATCCTCCAGTTCGTTGCTGGCGGTGAACTTCTTTTCGCCAGACCAATCGCGTGACCAGTTGTACCTGAGCAACTACGCGACGATTCGAGTGAAGGATGAACTGGCTCGTATCAATGGCGTGGGCGACATCACCATCATTGGCGAGCGTGATTACAGCATGCGGGTTTGGTTGGATCCCAATCGCATGGCGACGCTCCAGTTGACTGCTTCGGACGTGATTGGGGCACTACAGGAACAGAACATTCAAGTTGCGGCCGGTGCGCTCGGTCGACCACCGGTGCCGAGCGGCCAAGACTTTCAGTACACACTGAAGACGCTCGGCCGTTTGTCCACGGTGGAAGAGTTTTCCGAGATTGTGGTCAAGACGGGAAGCAATGGGCAGATCGTGAAGTTGGCCGATATTGTGACTGATCGGCGGACAGACGAGAGCGGTGCCTCGTTTGGTGGCATCGAGTTTGGTGCCAGTTTCTCAGACACGAAATGCAAACTCGACGGTGTCGCTGCTTCGGGGTTGATGGTCTTTCAGTTGCCTGGGTCGAACGCGTTGGACACCGCCAATCGCGTTCGTGACAAGATGGAAGAACTCAGCCAGAACTTCCCCCAGGGCGTGGAATATTCGGTGAGTTACGACACG harbors:
- a CDS encoding Gfo/Idh/MocA family protein; translated protein: MTKRWRVAGINFSHMHMGDLLRNVHDHPDADIVGICDEDTDAMRPAMEALSIPDSCVFTDYQACMETAQPDLVILCPPTGEHALWVDQIAPYGTDVLVEKPFADSLTNADRMIAAIEKTGKQLIINWPARWDRSHYTTWRLISEGLIGQILEVHHYGGNRGPLHHGADKVEFEPTTEQKRNSWWYHSESGGGSLRDYLGYGVTLGTWFNGGQKPIEVTSVASSTPGLEVDEHSITVARYENGLSKFETRWGTFTDPWIHQPQPKCGFVVRGTEGTIASYDYESTVRVQTRQRPEGFDYPVKELPAGEQNGIEYSLTRLSQSLPIEGPLSPAVARLGQQIIESAILSIQEKRTVPLQDN
- a CDS encoding hybrid sensor histidine kinase/response regulator, translated to MQWVHAETIVDAFLYLEDEDIVGLWLGRDKLPGISEIRGVLQSGVMLRDMPEGVALLDSDLRVIWANRRLLQWADRKEATPLGMTFYELLHDPEIMGPDFCPFHTALATGDQSHSTLHSQNNHFFKVHAAPIESPDSLRQLIVTVGDITEEILQEQKLAAIHQAGRELADLRPNEIFMMEVDERIDLLKDNIQHYLRDLLNFDVIEIRVLEQSTGDLLPLLSVGIDDEASDRRLLAKMQKNGITGYVAACGLSYICHDVLNDPLFIPGVANARSSLTVPLILHDQVLGTINVESPDLSAFSDSDLQFLEIFARDIAFALNTLELLVAQKANTAQQSCDAIHSAVALPVDAILNDAVHVMEKYIGHSPEVMDRLSRILQNSRDIKRTIQQIGEKMTPLEAVPADEKSQQHIGLRGKRILVVDEDDQVREDAHRLLEKYGCVVETAHEGDEAVLMVRRSGGNHAYDAIISDIRLPDYSGYQLMLRLEKVMDHVPMILMTGFGYDPGHSIVKAKQNGLHPKAVLFKPFRLDQLIDVVKTVLEATPDSPPKRDEPTEQTSSH
- a CDS encoding efflux RND transporter periplasmic adaptor subunit, with translation MRSEHFQVSLLCIGLSLILASGCSKTKPSENPSARPTQKVSVAAAVQNEVTDYIELVGRLAADEKVVIQSRVSGFLLKTHFTDGQRVQAGDLLFTIEPDEYDAIYNQAQAQISVAETQLELARKKFARSQKLLTNDAISREEFDEDQAAVAEAAASVIAKQADSARVKLDVDYTKIISPISGRVDRALLDDGNFVTGGLVGGTVLTTVLKDRPIKAIANINEGVRLTFMRRRRELGGEEFQEADKLQELNIPCFLQLQDETDFPHEGKLEYAESQVNEQTGTSQIRAMFENASGLLTTGMFVRLKVPVSDAHSAVLVPDTAIGTDQATKFVYVVDDQNEVQHRTVEVGDRKGKLRVILSGVKPSESVVVAGIQLIQPGMKVDPVSESP